A genomic region of Bombus terrestris chromosome 12, iyBomTerr1.2, whole genome shotgun sequence contains the following coding sequences:
- the LOC100650372 gene encoding endothelin-converting enzyme 1, producing MSIKFTTAVFLAYCKKRKAGCHIGSLTFKFGFDHIVKMLRLLILVSLCVVINSGLKLDDLLKYPRSLQRLFESKGAVEAKKVEREVCKTEECKLIAQLIKGSMDVSVDPCDDFYEYACGNWSKINPLPENKTSWSLWNLVAEKVKQQAKNIISVKPKPDDLYAVRLSKKWYHSCMDTDAIEKRGVEPLLSTLWRHGGWPLIMEEGEWDEDIYNWQIVDDQFARISGFNAFHDLRYVPQSPENNHTIIIMLPHLPQGAYGLITVEKILNLDSSDENNESGEGSQEKGSKERAEQKQHEENDEEDEEENESEDDWNTVEEDEEGETRKKKMIARKYQRKLGHAKKGHNKKKVMHNIIGKKKRTRRTKRNIIGEKHLHKLLRKLKANKYNINNKVNNNGHLSRNKSITKKHSMKDKTIRKNLRNHLGRNKHNNKKKKVKENKKEGEVLRKRKIHRRKITKQLGHSRRMHNKNKALGKHTYEEKMKKKLQRTGTKAKVHAGENHKHQKITGATAHHVANKMNVSKHKQISDYTEDTYNSVDTNDDDDNNNNDEYNEYSAEANEDDNEEENYDDDDDNDENNEDDDEDNYEDDENDDEDNYEDDEDDDNDDNDNNYEHDEEEVEEQRQTYRDYILNVSLILSRERGIEIPEEQMVKDVEDLVKFIVNLTEIVHAVEDDDEQIENITLKEFQEYYEDLGPISRTNRINWIRKIQKIFSEAGLEFDNDVEVSVSYPKYMEELHTLLAKTPERVLVNYIHWLFISRIMIAGPSELTELFEQWTADWFYSTREQMCLEIAPLGKVAGYEYIKQYLPENVAKMAKDMIDDIQKEIEYRIEASNWMDDDTKHFVLDKLVHMKNWVGYPSWLQNSTLVKRYFRGFTVGTSFYENFLNYARYSRWKSLRRNLDNSEIYEMDPLELNAFFIPNDNSISITAADLQNPLFAQNRPWYVNFGIIGLVMGHEVNHGFDDEGHLYDEGGNQVEWLTAMADAYDKRAICFVNQYDGYSIIKGENYTIENYGNRTAGENIADSMGLHAVFGAYKRRERECVNADPALPGLEQFSNDQLFFLSFANLWCETADKEALISQSKYDVHSTARLRVIGSVSNSEDFAKAFDCPVGSPMNPENKCNIWE from the exons AGTGTCCCTGTGCGTCGTTATAAACTCCGGTCTAAAACTCGATGATCTGCTGAAATATCCTCGCAGTTTACAACGTTTGTTTGAATCTAAGGGTGCTGTTGAAGCGAAGAAAGTTGAACGTGAAGTATGTAAGACCGAAGAATGCAAGCTGATTG CACAATTGATCAAGGGCAGTATGGACGTGTCCGTAGACCCGTGTGACGATTTTTACGAGTATGCTTGTGGCAACTGGTCGAAAATCAATCCTCTTCCTGAAAATAAGACCTCCTGGAGCTTATGGAATTTGGTAGCCGAGAAAGTCAAGCAACAAGCTAAAA ATATAATTTCGGTTAAACCAAAACCTGACGATCTTTACGCGGTGAGACTTTCTAAGAAGTGGTATCACAGCTGTATGGATACAG ATGCCATAGAAAAAAGAGGAGTGGAACCACTATTGTCAACCCTATGGAGACACGGAGGATGGCCACTTATCATGGAAGAGGGAGAGTGGGATGAGGATATATACAACTGGCAAATAGTCGATGACCAATTTGCTCGTATATCAGGATTTAACGCATTTCACGATTTACGTTACGTCCCACAATCACCTGAAAACAACCATACGATAATT aTTATGTTACCTCATTTACCGCAGGGTGCATATGGGCTTATTACAGTggagaaaatattgaatttagaCAGCAGCGATGAAAATAACGAAAGTGGAGAAGGTAGCCAGGAAAAAGGAAGCAAGGAAAGAGCAGAACAAAAGCAGCATGAAGAGAATgacgaagaagatgaagaagagaaTGAATCAGAGGACGACTGGAACACTgtagaagaagatgaagaaggagagacgagaaagaagaaaatgatcgCTAGAAAATACCAGAGAAAATTAGGTCACGCTAAGAAGGGGCATAATAAGAAAAAAGTTATGCATAATATTATTGGTAAAAAGAAAAGGACGAGAAGAACTAAAAGGAATATTATAGGCGAGAAACATCTTCATAAACTATTGCGTAAACTAAAggctaataaatataatatcaacAATAAGGTCAACAATAATGGACATTTGTCACGCAATAAGTCGATTACAAAGAAACATAGTATGAAAGATAAAACGATAAGGAAAAATTTACGAAACCACTTAGGTCGCAATAAACATaataacaagaagaagaaggtgaAAGAGAACAAGAAAGAAGGGGAAGTACTACGCAAGAGGAAAATACACAGAAGGAAGATTACCAAGCAATTAGGGCATAGCAGAAGGATGCATAATAAGAACAAAGCATTGGGAAAACATACCTACGaggagaagatgaagaagaaattGCAGAGGACTGGAACGAAAGCAAAGGTTCATGCCGGTGAAAATCATAAGCACCAGAAAATTACAGGCGCCACAGCGCATCACGTCGCAAACAAGATGAACGTTTCGAAACATAAGCAAATATCCGACTATACTGAAGATACATATAACAGTGTCGATACCAACGATgacgatgataataataacaacgatGAATATAACGAATATAGTGCCGAAGCTAACGAAGACGATAACGAGGAAGAGaactacgacgacgacgatgataaCGATGAGAATAACGAAGATGACGACGAAGATAACTACGAGGATGACGAAAATGACGACGAAGATAACTACGAGGATGACGAAGATGACGATAATGATGACAATGATAATAATTACGAGCATGATGAAGAAGAAGTTGAAGAGCAAAGACAAACATATCGAGATTACATATTAAATGTATCTTTAATACTTTCTAGGGAAAGAGGAATTGAAATACCGGAGGAACAAATGGTGAAAGATGTCGAAGATCTCGtaaaatttatcgttaatttGACAGAA atcGTACATGCCGTTGAGGATGACGATGAACAAATCGAGAATATAACGCTTAAAGAATTTCAAGAATACTACGAAGATTTAGGTCCTATTTCGCGTACTAACAga ATAAATTGgataagaaaaatacaaaaaatattttccgaGGCTGGATTGGAGTTTGATAACGACGTAGAAGTTTCTGTATCGTATCCCAAATATATGGAAGAACTTCATACCTTGCTCGCAAAAACTCCAGAAAGAGTACTTG TTAACTATATTCATTGGCTCTTCATTAGTAGGATAATGATAGCTGGACCATCAGAACTAACAGAATTGTTCGAACAATGGACCGCAGACTGGTTCTATTCCACAAG AGAGCAGATGTGCCTGGAAATTGCGCCACTGGGTAAAGTAGCAGGATACGAATACATTAAACAATATCTGCCAGAAAACGTAGCAAAAAtg GCCAAAGACATGATCGACGACATACAAAAGGAAATCGAATATCGCATCGAAGCGTCGAACTGGATGGACGATGATACTAAACATTTTGTTTTGGACAAATTAGTGCACATGAAGAACTGGGTTGGCTATCCAAGTTGGCTGCAAAACTCTACGCTCGTAAAACGCTACTTCCGAGgg ttTACAGTCGGTACTTCATTCTACGAGAACTTCCTCAACTATGCGAGATATTCTAGATGGAAAAGCTTACGACGAAATCTAGATAATAGCGAAAT TTACGAGATGGATCCCCTGGAATTGAATGCTTTCTTCATACCAAACGATAATTCTATAT CAATCACGGCGGCAGATTTGCAAAATCCATTGTTTGCTCAAAATCGACCTTG GTATGTGAATTTCGGTATTATTGGTCTCGTCATGGGTCATGAAGTAAATCACGGATTCGATGATGAAG GTCATCTTTATGACGAAGGAGGAAATCAAGTGGAATGGCTAACTGCAATGGCAGACGCTTACGATAAGAGAGCAATATGTTTCGTGAACCAATACGATGGTTATAGTATCATCAAAGGAGAAAATTACACGATCGAG aattatgGTAACAGAACCGCAGGTGAAAATATTGCGGATTCGATGGGCCTGCATGCTGTGTTCGGTGCTTATAAACGAAGGGAACGAGAATGTGTAAATGCGGACCCTGCTCTACCAGGACTAGAACAATTTAGCAACGACCAACTTTTCTTCTTATCATTTGCAAAC TTATGGTGCGAAACAGCAGACAAAGAAGCATTAATATCTCAGAGCAAATACGACGTGCATAGTACGGCACGTTTAAGAGTTATTGGTTCGGTGTCAAATTCAGAAGATTTCGCCAAAGCTTTCGACTGTCCAGTAGGTAGTCCTATGAATCCTGAAAACAAATGCAACATATGGGAATAA